A window from Bacteroidota bacterium encodes these proteins:
- a CDS encoding serine hydrolase: protein MKKLFPAIILLLISTALISQPPADVRLKGLDTFVLRILKDWNAPGVTIAVVEKNKVVYTGGFGYRDAEKKLPVTENTLFAIGSCTKAFTASMLGMLVKEGKVDLDKPVRNYLPELKFQNEYTNDHATLRDMMSHRTGLPRHDYSWYGSTASRSELLERIQYQEPSFELREKYQYNNFMFMAQGMVIEKLTGKSWEENLKERILQPLGMSNTNLSVIEMEKSADRSLAYTEENNKLKVIPYRNIDGIGPAGSINSCAKDMAAWLITWINNGKYNGKEIIPSSYRNQAIQVQMATGGGIPGSENSDIHMSGYGLAWGMSSYRGHYRVEHGGGIDGFITTTGFYPSDSIGIFVSSNQGSVSTSIRNFIADKMMKLSYRTWGKTGLTEKMKGDSLAKAAPNTDSLNQKKGTKPSNEINGYAGTYENKGYGKIKLFIERDTLWIDYNEAGKRTQSYLQHYHFDIFRIRSTEETTEPKDAPKVYFNMDAKGEIVSLKTKMEPAVKDIVFEKLPPEVELRKEDLKKYEGDFDLGSGVIAKFYIKGEKTLYAFIEGQPEYELMASGKNKFELKALKGYSVQFDENEKGEIIAVNFVQPNGTFKAKKK, encoded by the coding sequence CCGATGTGAGACTGAAAGGTCTTGACACATTTGTCCTCCGGATCTTGAAAGACTGGAATGCTCCCGGTGTTACAATTGCCGTTGTTGAAAAAAATAAGGTAGTCTATACCGGTGGTTTTGGTTATCGTGATGCAGAAAAGAAATTACCTGTAACAGAAAATACATTGTTTGCAATCGGATCATGTACAAAAGCATTTACTGCAAGCATGCTTGGGATGCTTGTAAAAGAAGGAAAAGTAGATCTTGATAAGCCTGTTCGTAATTATTTACCCGAATTAAAATTTCAAAATGAATATACAAATGACCATGCTACACTAAGAGATATGATGAGCCATCGTACTGGCTTACCGCGGCATGATTACTCATGGTACGGTTCTACTGCAAGCAGAAGTGAATTGCTGGAAAGAATACAATACCAGGAACCTTCTTTTGAACTACGAGAAAAATACCAGTACAACAATTTTATGTTCATGGCCCAAGGAATGGTAATTGAAAAACTTACTGGTAAAAGCTGGGAAGAAAATTTAAAAGAAAGAATACTGCAGCCTCTTGGAATGAGCAACACAAATTTGTCAGTAATTGAGATGGAGAAATCTGCTGACCGTTCTTTGGCTTACACAGAAGAAAATAATAAACTCAAAGTAATTCCTTACCGTAATATTGATGGAATTGGGCCAGCAGGTTCTATCAACAGTTGCGCAAAGGATATGGCAGCATGGTTGATCACATGGATCAATAATGGTAAATACAATGGAAAGGAAATTATTCCTTCTTCGTACCGAAACCAGGCCATCCAGGTGCAAATGGCCACTGGTGGCGGCATACCTGGTTCAGAAAATTCGGATATTCATATGAGCGGATATGGATTGGCATGGGGCATGAGTAGCTATCGCGGTCATTACCGGGTGGAACATGGCGGCGGTATTGATGGTTTCATTACTACAACCGGTTTTTATCCGAGTGATAGCATCGGCATATTCGTTTCCTCAAACCAGGGAAGTGTGAGTACCAGCATTAGAAATTTTATTGCTGATAAAATGATGAAGCTTTCTTATCGCACCTGGGGCAAAACAGGATTGACCGAAAAAATGAAAGGAGATTCATTGGCTAAAGCAGCTCCAAATACCGACAGTCTCAATCAAAAAAAGGGAACCAAGCCATCAAATGAGATAAACGGCTATGCAGGCACTTATGAAAATAAAGGATACGGTAAAATAAAGCTTTTTATTGAACGTGATACACTATGGATTGATTATAATGAAGCAGGCAAAAGAACACAATCATACCTCCAGCATTATCATTTTGATATTTTCAGAATTCGTTCGACAGAAGAAACAACGGAACCTAAGGATGCACCAAAAGTTTATTTCAATATGGATGCAAAAGGTGAGATCGTTTCACTGAAAACGAAAATGGAACCTGCTGTGAAAGATATCGTCTTTGAAAAACTACCACCAGAGGTTGAATTAAGAAAAGAAGATCTAAAAAAATATGAAGGCGATTTCGATCTTGGTTCAGGTGTGATAGCAAAATTTTATATAAAAGGAGAAAAAACATTATATGCTTTTATTGAAGGCCAGCCGGAATATGAATTGATGGCTTCAGGAAAAAATAAGTTTGAACTAAAAGCATTGAAAGGCTACAGTGTTCAATTTGACGAGAATGAAAAAGGAGAAATTATCGCTGTGAATTTTGTACAACCCAACGGAACATTTAAAGCAAAAAAGAAATAA
- a CDS encoding D-aminoacylase has protein sequence MKRIAWVAILSIAFSCTSTQKDYDTIIRNGVIYDGNGGEPFKADIGIKNDTIAFIGDLSKSSGKDEVDAKGNAVAPGFINMLSWATETLIEDGRSQSDIRQGVTLEVMGEGWSMGPLNEQLKKQQQESQGDIKFKIEWNTLGEYLDFLEKKGVSCNVASFIGATTVRMHVIGEDNRDPTPAEMDSMKLLVKQSMEEGAMGVGTSLIYPPAFFAKTNELVELCKVASSYGGSYISHMRSEGDKLHEAIEELITIAKEANIHAEVYHLKAAGKDNWGKMDSVIKRIERAQREGQDVTADMYTYIAGGTGLTATMPPTLQDGGFGKLRERLQDPAVRKQLKSEMNIKTDKWENFFYGVGTPENILVVGFKQDSLKKYTGKTLGQIAKMFGKSPEETAMDLIIKDSTRVECIYFLMNEDNVKKQIAIPWVSFGSDEGSYTNEGVFIKSNAHPRAYGNFARVIGKYCRDEKLISLQEAIRKLSNLPAKNLKIKKRGELKVGNYADVVIFDQAKVKDNATFEKPHVYAEGMVHVFVNGVQVLKEGEHTGAKPGRFVKGPGFKM, from the coding sequence ATGAAAAGAATAGCCTGGGTTGCTATCCTCTCAATAGCTTTTTCCTGTACATCTACACAAAAGGATTACGACACCATCATTCGTAATGGAGTGATCTATGATGGTAATGGCGGTGAACCTTTCAAAGCCGATATTGGAATAAAGAATGATACCATCGCTTTTATTGGTGATCTGTCAAAGTCTTCAGGAAAAGATGAAGTGGATGCAAAAGGAAATGCAGTTGCCCCGGGTTTTATTAATATGCTGAGCTGGGCAACTGAAACATTAATTGAAGACGGAAGAAGCCAGAGTGATATCCGGCAAGGTGTAACGCTGGAAGTAATGGGTGAAGGCTGGAGCATGGGCCCTTTGAATGAACAATTAAAAAAACAACAACAGGAATCACAGGGCGATATTAAATTCAAGATCGAATGGAATACATTAGGTGAATACCTGGATTTTTTAGAAAAGAAAGGTGTGAGTTGCAATGTAGCATCCTTTATCGGCGCTACTACTGTCCGTATGCATGTAATTGGTGAAGATAACCGTGACCCCACTCCTGCTGAAATGGACAGCATGAAATTGCTAGTGAAGCAATCAATGGAAGAAGGCGCAATGGGTGTAGGCACATCACTCATTTACCCGCCTGCATTTTTTGCCAAAACAAATGAACTGGTTGAATTGTGTAAAGTAGCATCATCATATGGTGGTTCTTATATCAGTCATATGCGCAGCGAAGGGGACAAACTACATGAAGCAATTGAAGAGCTGATCACTATTGCAAAAGAAGCAAATATTCATGCAGAGGTTTATCATTTAAAAGCAGCAGGAAAAGATAACTGGGGCAAAATGGACAGTGTAATTAAAAGAATTGAACGGGCACAAAGAGAAGGTCAGGATGTTACTGCTGATATGTACACTTATATTGCAGGTGGTACTGGCCTTACAGCTACGATGCCCCCTACTTTACAAGACGGTGGTTTTGGTAAACTGAGAGAAAGATTACAAGATCCGGCTGTAAGAAAGCAGTTGAAATCGGAAATGAATATCAAAACTGATAAATGGGAAAACTTTTTCTATGGCGTAGGCACACCTGAAAATATTTTAGTGGTTGGCTTCAAACAGGACAGCCTGAAAAAGTATACCGGAAAAACACTTGGCCAGATCGCAAAAATGTTTGGGAAATCGCCGGAAGAAACTGCAATGGACTTAATTATTAAAGACAGCACAAGAGTTGAATGTATTTATTTTTTAATGAATGAAGACAATGTAAAAAAGCAAATAGCTATTCCCTGGGTAAGTTTTGGAAGCGATGAAGGTTCTTATACTAACGAAGGTGTATTTATAAAATCAAATGCACACCCGAGAGCTTATGGAAATTTTGCAAGGGTAATTGGAAAATACTGCAGAGATGAAAAACTGATCAGTTTACAGGAAGCTATCAGAAAACTATCCAATTTACCTGCAAAGAATTTAAAAATAAAAAAACGTGGCGAGTTAAAAGTTGGCAACTATGCTGACGTTGTTATTTTCGATCAGGCTAAAGTAAAAGACAATGCAACCTTTGAAAAACCACATGTATATGCTGAAGGCATGGTACATGTTTTTGTAAATGGTGTACAGGTTTTAAAAGAAGGTGAGCATACAGGCGCAAAACCAGGAAGATTTGTGAAAGGACCTGGATTCAAAATGTAA
- a CDS encoding GNAT family N-acetyltransferase, translated as MSITIRRAVKEDCPRLLELVEELAIYEKAPNEVTVTLEHFIESGFGENPVWWSFAAEENGLILGFALYYIRYSTWKGQALYLEDILVTESARGKGIGKLLLDRLIEEAKEKGFKRIVWQVLEWNEPAINFYKKYNVNFDSEWVNCSMNVS; from the coding sequence ATGAGCATAACTATTCGAAGAGCTGTAAAAGAAGATTGTCCACGATTATTGGAATTGGTAGAAGAACTAGCCATTTATGAAAAAGCGCCAAATGAAGTAACAGTAACATTAGAGCATTTCATTGAAAGTGGTTTTGGAGAAAACCCGGTGTGGTGGAGTTTTGCTGCCGAAGAAAATGGACTGATCCTGGGTTTTGCATTGTACTATATCCGGTACTCAACATGGAAAGGACAGGCACTATATCTCGAAGATATTTTAGTAACTGAATCAGCAAGAGGAAAAGGAATCGGCAAATTATTACTCGACCGGCTGATCGAGGAAGCAAAAGAAAAAGGATTTAAACGAATTGTATGGCAGGTATTGGAATGGAATGAACCTGCTATCAATTTCTATAAGAAGTACAATGTAAATTTTGATTCAGAGTGGGTGAACTGCAGTATGAATGTTAGCTGA
- the fabD gene encoding ACP S-malonyltransferase, giving the protein MKHAFVFPGQGSQFPGMAKEHFENSFFAKKLFEQSNEILGFRISDIMFNGTEDDLRQTRVTQPAVFLHSIIAYKSIESLKPDMVAGHSLGEFSALVANGTLSFEDALQLVSVRATAMQNACEINPSTMAAVLNLADDKVEAICKEVQDETGEVVVPANYNCPGQLVISGSIKGIDIACERMKAAGAKRALVLPVGGAFHSPLMLPAKEELQAAIESTKFHNPTCAVYQNVVAKAVMDKEEIKQNLIEQLTGAVRWTQCVQSMIADGASKFTEAGPGKVLQGLVLKINKTMEVSGVS; this is encoded by the coding sequence ATGAAACATGCTTTCGTTTTTCCGGGACAGGGGTCACAGTTTCCGGGAATGGCTAAGGAACATTTTGAAAATAGTTTTTTTGCAAAAAAATTATTTGAGCAATCAAATGAAATTCTCGGTTTCCGAATCTCCGATATCATGTTCAACGGTACAGAAGATGACCTGAGACAAACAAGAGTAACACAGCCCGCCGTTTTTCTTCATTCTATTATCGCTTATAAAAGTATAGAGAGTTTAAAACCTGATATGGTAGCAGGTCATTCACTCGGTGAGTTCTCTGCATTAGTTGCAAATGGTACCTTGAGTTTTGAAGATGCTTTGCAATTAGTATCCGTGAGAGCTACTGCGATGCAAAATGCATGTGAGATAAATCCTTCAACTATGGCCGCTGTTTTAAATCTTGCTGATGATAAAGTAGAAGCAATTTGTAAAGAAGTACAGGATGAAACAGGAGAGGTGGTTGTTCCGGCAAATTATAATTGCCCTGGCCAGTTAGTAATAAGCGGAAGTATAAAAGGAATTGATATTGCTTGTGAGAGAATGAAAGCTGCAGGAGCAAAAAGAGCTTTAGTATTACCTGTTGGCGGGGCCTTTCATTCTCCATTAATGCTACCAGCAAAAGAAGAATTGCAAGCGGCAATTGAATCAACGAAATTTCATAATCCAACCTGTGCAGTTTATCAAAATGTAGTTGCAAAAGCAGTAATGGATAAAGAAGAAATAAAACAAAACCTGATTGAACAATTGACTGGTGCTGTAAGATGGACGCAATGTGTACAATCCATGATTGCTGATGGAGCATCTAAGTTTACTGAAGCAGGTCCAGGAAAAGTATTGCAGGGGTTGGTTTTAAAGATCAATAAAACAATGGAAGTTTCTGGCGTCAGCTAA